The sequence below is a genomic window from Plodia interpunctella isolate USDA-ARS_2022_Savannah chromosome 5, ilPloInte3.2, whole genome shotgun sequence.
GTCGAATCTAGAACCTCCAAATAGCGGACGGGCGTGGTGGCCACTACGCTACAGAGGTCATCATAAAGTGAACGATGGGCATCTTGCTACTAAatcaatgtaaagtatgtgTAAAGTTTTTGATGAATGTCAAATTGTCGGTTGGGAGCGGCCCTTAGGGATTATTGCAATCCTGAGTGCTCCGATGTGAGGGCTGACTTGTACATATGTATACCAGAGAGGAGCTGAGCAAGCCCGCCGCGTCCCTGTACGTGCACAACCTGTCGTGCACGCTGGAGGCGGCCGTGCGCGCCACCAACGCGCAGTACGAGCCGCCGCATGTACTCGCGCGTCTGCACGTCAACCTCTACCCCAACTGTGAGTACCACCGCCTGTTGCTGGACGGCCACGCTGGAGGCTACCAACTAACTAGTCTTACGTTGATGCTTCATCCACACAAATGCTTCAAGCATTTGTctgatatattaatataacatgcttaaatatacatagttaCAGACACAATGTCTCATACCATATTGTGGCAAATCCGCTTGCTCCACAATCAGCAATCCACTCAAGCTCTGTCAAACTTAAAAAcctaaaaacatattaaatgcatttgtcttgtatgagcgaaacaAAAAATTTGTCGAATTCTATAGCTCTCTCTGTCTACGATAATAGGTGACGGGCGCGACGACTGCGGCTGGGACGTGTTCGCTTTACAGTACCGCGTGGACGGGCCCCTCGGGACCCTGTTCCCGGCGACGTGCGCCGCGAGGTATAGGGCACTGTTCACACAGCTGTGGAGGGTCAAGCGCATAGAGTACAGTCTGCACGACGCCTGGCGCGAACACACCATCCTGCACAAGCGACTCAAACATATGCCCGGTGAGTTAGATGAAGCATCGTGCCGCGCTCttcgtatatttattttattttcatacaatttaagatcatttagtgaacattttgtctttttttgtGATATGTGATAGATGAGACTTACTTTATCTGCgtctaaatattaattcaattttctactgttaattaatttaacagtaGACAATAGATTATGCTAAATTATTTTGCTAAAAAAACGCAAACGGGCACGCGGCctacctgatgggaagtggtcacctcAGCCTACGGAATTCCGAAACACAGGGGTGTGGTAGGTGTCGTCAATATATTGTTTCTCGCCGAATGTTTTCAATAGCACCATGTGACCGCAGAGGTGTGGGGCCTGATGCGACGCGTGTCGTGCCTGCGCGCGGAGGCGCTGCGTCTGTGCGGAGCCCTGCAGGAGGCCAGCTGTGTGGGGGCGGAGCCCGCGTGGGCCGAGCTGctggccgccgccgccgcccgccagGACCTGGACTCGCTGCTGCGGCTGCATCACAACGCGCTCGAGAAACACTCCATACACGCCATGATACACCACACCACGCAGGTCTCATATCCATACTTCCACACAAACCTGATGTATGAATAACGGTATTCATAAAAAGGTAAAGCATACTTTGAGAgctaaagtttgttttgtcactatcaccttacaatatttgacatcgacagaacgagacagaacatttttcttaaagtatactattgtaactttattatgaataacatgataatataattggaAAGTTTGGTCTAacgtttaataatataaagtcaGTCCAAGCATCGACTAGTGTTTCTATACGGTCAGTTTATCACATGAAAGTAAATCGTCCGTGTGGTGTGCGCTCAGGAATTACAGTCGTACCTGGGCAACGTGCTGAACGAGACGCTGGCGCTGCGCAGCTTCGAGGGCACGCTGCACTCCGGCATCCTCGCCGAGCTCGAGCGCCGCGAGCGACTCGAGCTGGCCAAGGCGGAGCGTCTGGCCAGAGGTTcacgtttttaatatttaaactttgttcCACTATTAAATTGGACTTATGCCATCTGTCCGTCAAACAGGACCAAACAGAAAAACCGAAAAGGGTGGTGCTTTAATCTGTTTcatgtctctctctctctctctctctctctctctcttcataacgtattcccggtttctttcGTCGGCATTGAGCGTTggacttttttactttttctaaaatatcCGTTTTATGTGTGATAGCCAAAATACCGagcttatataatatacaatttttttgaattacTTAAATACCTTTAAAATCAAAGTGACAGATATAAAGATCTACGAATAGCAATCAATACATTCATACTATAAaatccgtctgtctgtcacggcTGGGCCGAATTTTAGGTTCGGATTATAGTTATTGACCCGAAGTCTAACATAGGCAAACGCGGGCGGAGCTGCGGTCAACAATTTTCTAGCGTGCCTACATAATAAATGGAtttgaaagtaatttattattatgtggcAGGTGAATACGCATTCACGACAGCAGACGAAGCTCAAGACAAAGAGAAACGCAAGATCTTCCACCAATTCCTGGCGAGTCGGAAGGCTGACCTCAATGTTTGGGCTCGTACATACAGGTATAACTAATACAGGTATAACTCATACATGGAGAGGCACGATGAGGGCGGACCGCGTCTAACCCTCCGACGAGAGCAACATCTAGGGCTgtaacttttgaaaaaaagtaattaattgaaacatacacatatcattcatactttttgacaACCCTGTCAGCATTGTCAACGCTGGCGACTGTTTCGCCGTTAGCAAGGCCGTTGGAAAAACtgtatgaatttaattaatctaaCTATACAGATCCTTCGTGACACTATTTTGTCACACTAATGTGATACAGAAGATTTTCTTTACAGTTACAGTGTGTCAAGGAAGATTTCCTTTAGCTTTGCTTGTTGACCGAATTTATGGGATATGTCCTTGTATCTTGTCCGTTGTAcatgtttgttaatttatgtacagtaAACAGAGACACGCCACATaaagatagatttttttttaaaacttgaagTGTGTTTGACTGtccgtataaaaataatccgACATTTCGGGCACAGGGGCCACGTGACCACGTTGATCCTGAAGCTGGCGCTGCACCTGGAGGTGTCGCTGCAGACGCTGGCGTTCCGGCTCGACTACAGCGACTTCTACAAGCGCGGCGACGCCAAACTGCACGAGCCGCTCACCTACCAGCACAAGCGGCTCAGCGAGATTGGGCTCAATGTGGCAAAGGTTGCTACTGCTCTatggttttatataattatttaaacttttatgaacaaaatacagttatacatacaaaattacaacttCATTTTTAGCCCTTGCGGTTTAAAAAAGCCTATGTATTTAGCTATATGCATGCCCAATACATTATAATCGATCCAAACAAAGTGTACTGACAATATTAtgatctgtctgtttgcgaccACGGCGACAGCAAAGCATCACGAAATGTCAGCTGTAATAATTCGTGCTGAATAATTCCCGTTgtcataaatcatatttataaatcaaaagaCAGTGCTTACGCCACATTGTATGTTATGAATATttccaatattaaattatttcatattatgaaataaatataatccatattttttccaatattatattatttaaagttttttagaCAAAACTAATGGAGCGTAACCGCAAGAAGTAACCACACATCGAGACGGGCGCAGTATCTTTCAAGACATGTCTACGTCTACATCAACAACGCGTATATAAATAACCGCGTTTGCTGAacactaacaaaataaaacttcattaACTTCTAAATTCCTTTTCAAAGTTTATAAAGTACTAAGCAATGTCtcgaattataattttaagtgttAAGTAAATCTGTTTTGCTCTCTCTTTTAGTGCCatctttgttttgttacaCAATGTgacaatatatttgtttaataaactgttaatatcttttatttcatcactTTTAAATTCAGTTTCGATTACACGCACTAACAAAATAACAGATCGAAGTTTGTGGGGAAATCTTTTTGCATAGATTTAGCCGTATCGATATCTATTCCTACGCAGGatacatagaataaaatagaaaaataagttattgtcaattactttttcttatattactattattctGTACCTTCATTGCATATTTTCTATCTATTGCAGTGACATTGTAGAATGTGTATCTCGGGCCTCAATATACACCATCGTTAGAATCTGTTACTTTAATTTCTCAGTGTACAATATACTATTTTCCCTCGTGTGTCCTTTTACAATTCCTCTCTATCCTATCTTGCCACTTTGTATAAGATAGGATGGGAACACTGGGAAGTACtatgaaaatgtgtttatcTTTGCACGGAACTCTGTCATGCATGTCTGGAATGTTCTCGTAGTAGGAGGGAGATAGGAAATcaaagaaatgtaattttcaaaaaagcCTGTtgctgaaaaacaaaaaaatcaatagaAAACTCAGTTATTAATCTAGtcaaactaatataaaattgtttattttttctttttgtcatTTCTGAACACAGAACAGTCACGGAATGGTTTGGGTTTAATTAGGTATGATTTTTACATTACGTGGTTTTTTCCTAGATGGCGCGGGTGACATTGTGAATAGAACATCGAATCAATAGGGCATATTatgcaaagctcagcgcagatggcgctactggtacaactaaggtatacaaacattgccaatggaggcaaaaagcgccaattttcaatattttgactgaagatcttacttgtatgaagtccatatttttataagtcttcacgtgtgaagtgttccgagctttttttcgaccgttttctggctcgaaaattttacagcgtgagacgtattccatagttttcgaagttttttatcttatgaaaaatgatatttctcaatatttcggcacccgaatatgctacattgttgtatattttcacaaacaaatgcttacataatgaaaggattaataagtactctaaaataaacgttataatcgacatagcaaaaggcggcaaagcttttgtgtacctaacatacagtactgtactctggcgggataaatgtatTATCGATAGTCCTACGATGGTGGCCTATCGATAATTGATGTCTGCAACTCTAGTCTGTATCAAAATCAATGTCAAGCGAGAAGACATCTGTCAGACAGATCGGTTCGTAActcaaatcaaaattcaagtttttgcgtttctttttgttaggtaatttaagttttacttTCATTTGTTGAATGTTATCTTATCACTTGTATTAGCAAACACATAACGTAGgtatcaacaaataaaaattttacttcggCATAATGGATCTAAGCGATTTCGAAAATTTGGATGAAGAAGTAAAGGAACTTTTGCAAaactataaacataaaaaagcaACAGCTTATGAGCCGTGTACACTAAAAAACTTTAAAGAGTGCTTGATTGGGCTAAGTGAGGTGCGTAACTTTTGTAAGAAGCATCTATAACACAATGCTGGtctgaaataatattagtaaaacaaCATTGCTTTTTTATGTGTCTTTCAGGAGTTAGgcttattaaatattgactTTATCTTCAACCCTTACCTTGACATTGAGAACAACACATTGCAACCTGAATCACTAATGAAGCTCATCAACTCTGTGTGGGTGCTGTTGCATCATTACAAAAACACAGCAGCAAAAGCAGAAAGTTTAGCAGAGCAACATCATCTTTTGGAACATAGTAATAAACAGCTGAATGTAAGTAAACATATTGGTACATGGGTTCaaaataacttggaataataacactcccgtgggaataccAGGGTAATAAGTactagggtactttttatcctaaaattcccacagatagatagatagatagtgctagtataatatagtaaGAAAATACTATGTTTTTACTGCTACCATAAGACTAGAATTCGAGGGGCTTAAGAATTgatgcatttttataaaataactttatctatgtctaaaataaatataaaaaaaaaaatatgagataaaattatttcagggAAATGTAAAGCAGctcaaagaaaaattatgCTTAGAGAAGAATGAATCAAGGGCTTGTGTGGCGTCAGCACAAAGGATTTCTGACCGTTCTGATGACCTACTTCATAGATTAGCAGAGACACGCATGCAGCTGACAAAGGTCACCAAGCAAAAAGAGACTGCAGAAAAAGCATTCCGTAATGAAATAACAAAGCTTAAGAGAGAAAATGAGAAATTGATGGATAGATTAAGAATTAGACCAGGTGAGAATTTCCTATTTTCTTTTCCCTTCCAACCTCAATATCCTTTATCAATTACCCAACCAAACCCTTTGTGATTGTGTGCTTATAaggcaataaagtttataaaatattttattgttgcaaGACATCCATTGTCTTTGATAAGAAATTATCTTCAGAAGGCAATAACATATGTCCTATTGTAAAGCAAtgtacaaaatcaaaaaatattaactatggAATATTCACATATTATTAACACACAGTTTGTTGGTCAATGACACACTCAGCCTAGTGATCTGTGGTCAATGATAACATTGTCTGCaaatgtgtataaatatagcaaagtaataattatttctcataCTCTCATGTTCCGTTTGGGGTTGTGATGCCATGAAACCCGAGTCAACATAAAAATTGCCTTACCCTCCTTAGAGATATAATTGTTGgctatcagctgccaaagcTATCACCACTAGATGATTTCAAGTGGTGATATAAAACCACCATGGATAAAGAGGTGGTGTTATTTTAGGGTGGAACCACTTTTACTATGCCAACTATCCTGATCCTAATtaatacatgtaataaaatggtAAGGCTATGTCATACATTGaagatataaaagaaaattaatttctggGTGCTTCATaccaaaacaaacaattatttttagaatttttgtctgtatgttagTTTGCGCatcacacaaaaactactggatggaatttgatgcggttttgcGCTGTTGTATAGCAGATAGTCAGACTTTAAATCtggtatagttttcatcgtaaTATGTTGCTTGAAATTCGagatatttacttaaataagttATGAGTGGATGTACATAATAAGctcgggcgaagccgcgggcaacagctagtccTTCATAACTcacataaatttgaaaataactttattttatgtttattttattagttggCTACACTTTACCCAACAACTACAGACCATTTTGGTCTGTGCCAACAACACATCCAATCTTCTTCAAATTTCGTACAGttgggaaattcacgcaaaaactagttttaagcatattgaaaaaataacttatttctgTCAGATACAAGGGCATCATGCACTGACGTGTGTGATAGCACACTGATGCAGTTAAGGGAGCGAGACAGGAAGCATCGCGCTGTGATCGCTCAACTACAAAGCAACAACCAGGAGCTGCTCAGAGAAGTACTAGCTCTAAAGGAGGAAATCATTCTCAGCGGTGTCCAGGGTTTCAAACTTGACAGCAGCAAGAAATCAAAATAGTGTCATAAGCTTTCCTCATACTTTCTTAATATTACACTCTGACAAGATTTCATCGTAATTGTTGTAGATTTAATGGAATAATCTTTGACTCTGGCATTTTAGAATTGTAACattgataaaactattttttaagatggcatgcataatttttttttctgtatttctTCCTCTTTTCTTTCTACAACAGTTACGGTGGGTTTAGAGACCATGTTTATGTGCCAAATTGTGTGCCTTATAGGCTTTAAACTGTTACGCACAGGTTAAGTTAGTTTTTGCATTGAGTAGTTGTAAGATAATtgttaacttaaaatataaccaGTAAATTATCTCATTATAAAATCTAAGTTCTTTGTGGTATATTTAGAATGTATATCATGGACTAAATATAAAAGGACCGGGTGGGTGTATCAAGATCATTTGCGCAGAGCTTGTTTCATTTTACTTGCGTCCATTGCGCGACGACGCGTATCGTCACACACAATCTATTATGCCGGCCAGTTCCACACTGTCTTCAAAgtgttcgccgaactttggcaaattctgtatacattgctgatctTTGGTTGCGGTAAATAAACGCACTCATACATAGTACGCAGTGTTCGCGCATTTGCATTGGCATCTATCACATTTCTAAGTATAGCCTCTGTATTTGCTTCATGATgtacattgttattttgattATCTCAATTTGTGATCTCATTAACATGCATCagtattaattactttactATATAAGTCGTTAACTttcttttgttaattaatgCTTACTCATTTTTAATGtgctttaattttaagtaaacagCATAATGTATCCATTTGAATGTCAAAACAGTAACCGTCTACAATGGATGtgtaattttctatttgaatAGTTTAATAAGCTTTCGAGACCATGACGTGATATGGTAAAACCattatctaatttaattagtaattagtacataattataataattaccaaatatcgttaattcatatttaaaaaaaaactaataaaaataattttataatttttgtaattcaaTCAGAATttatcgaaattattttttatcagccGCTACGCTATAGATATTCGATTACATATGTATAGTCTACTTACCATGTCTTATCCGAGGTTTCAGTCAGGTGATTCCTTGAAAGGGCACAATTCACAGTTAAGGTTCGTTATTGTTCATGtgtttttaatcaataaaacgaaatatttggtctgttatttgttttattaatgttttaaggTATCTAAGGGCATGTTTAGACAACGATactgaataaatttttattatttatatcaattataGAGTTCGAATATATATCCCATTTCAGTAACATGCTTTACGTGTGACGGTTTGCTGTATCTACTATTCCGTCGCACACTAGATGATGTATGACTGAGATGGGCTGAAGTAGtagtatgtgtgtgtatgtactaCAGTTGAtcccatataaaaatatgtatatttagggaattatttttaaaccttcTACAAATATAAGCTAAATACCATAATTCATATTTGCTGTGGATTTTTGAGATTAGGATGGAGGAACTATAtgtagtacctaggtactataatatttttttgaaattgctacataaatgatattttcattttgtagtTCAAATGAAACCGTCAATTAACCTCGAAATATATCTAGTTACTGCTTCATGCATGTCCGCTAGAGTCACAGTTTATTTGGCATCTGATTATATATTGTTGAGGTTGTGTCGTACGTCTGTAGAATTAAACGCGAATAAATTATCGCTAGTAGCCAGTCGGAGCAGTTGTTTGACGCTGCTACGTAAATCACAACATGGACGTGACGAATCGACAGCTCTCCGCGACTCCGCGCTGCCCTACTGGAACTGAATCACTTCCATTCTGCACTCGACCGTGACAGTGCGCGCGCGCATTGTTTCAACTCACACTCGCTCTATCATCTACATTGATAAGATATTACATCACGGTGATAAGAATCTTCAAGGAAACTTTGTATTAGATTCCACTTTAGTTTCGGCATGCATAGACAGTAAAGTGTTGTGAACTGAATTTATAGTGAATTGTGTGTTAATTGGATGTCGTACGCACGATGGGTACGAAGACATCATTGAAGATTACTGTGGTCGGAGACGGAATGGTGGGGAAGACTTGTTTGCTGTATGTTTATACCAAGAACGAATTTCCTGAGGAATACGTACCTACAGTGTAAGTAGAGGGTTTGTGATGGCAATGAGAGGCAGGTAATTCGCTTTGGCTGTGACGGGTCAATAGGGCGAGTGTGAGGCGAGCTTCGGGCCACTAAATCAGCGGATAGATTTTGTAATCGTTATCATTACGTGCCACTTGTGATTGTGACGCCACGTTAATACAAGTTTGATTCAGTACTATGAGTGTTCTGGATTTTACGTTCAACTTTATTATGATGTCACGGGCgagtattcaattttaatgagTCATTTACCCttgtacaatatatatatatatatatattgcttttATAAAGTAATCCACAAAATAgtactataaattataaatatgttttaaaatagtactataaattaaaaaacagttactttaatttaattgcagtcgggtaaaaagttaattaaagcAATGCATTGAATGCACACGCGTAATTTAGTAGGAGGGACACACGTGGGACATTTCTCGAGATTTAATCAATACTTGCCCATTATGAATCATTTGCAGTTTTTGTTGACTGTTAGCTGTTAGCACTAAACACCTGAGCCACGCTGATGACTAACTGTTTGTATTAGAGTTGGTACAAATTATAGGtgtatctatatctataacatcatatttttattaataattaaaatatttcagttgcccaatttaaaagtacagctttatttaattgtttaccCCACGTAAACACAGGAACAGGTTCTGAAAGTAGACTTCGGGGATTGGTCTGAATTTTAAGATTTCgagatatttcttttaaaaaggAAGATTATGTATCGACGatcatttatttgatttgtgaGTACCGTTGTGTGTGACGTGAAT
It includes:
- the LOC128669923 gene encoding uncharacterized protein LOC128669923 — translated: MDLSDFENLDEEVKELLQNYKHKKATAYEPCTLKNFKECLIGLSEELGLLNIDFIFNPYLDIENNTLQPESLMKLINSVWVLLHHYKNTAAKAESLAEQHHLLEHSNKQLNGNVKQLKEKLCLEKNESRACVASAQRISDRSDDLLHRLAETRMQLTKVTKQKETAEKAFRNEITKLKRENEKLMDRLRIRPDTRASCTDVCDSTLMQLRERDRKHRAVIAQLQSNNQELLREVLALKEEIILSGVQGFKLDSSKKSK